One genomic window of Pseudomonas aeruginosa includes the following:
- a CDS encoding hemolysin family protein has translation MDPSPSTSIATYFADAGLILFALFLVLLNGFFVAAEFAMVKLRATRVETIAKQHGWRGAILRKVHNQLDAYLSACQLGITLASLGLGWVGEPAFAELLEPLLAMIGVHSDELIRGISFFTAFFIISYLHIVVGELAPKSWAIRKPELLSLWTAVPLYLFYWLMYPAIWLLNASANAILKIAGQGEPGPHHEHHYSRDELKLILHSSRAQDPSDQGMRVLASAVELGELEVVDWANSREDLVYLEHDAPLADILAVIRRHKYSRYPVWDSHKGEFIGLLHIKDLLLALSALDSLPETFDLDELVRPLEIVTKHTPLSRLLEQFRKGGAHFAVVEEADHKVVGFLTMEDVLEVLVGDIQDEHRKTERGILAYQPGKLLVRGDTPLFKLERLLGIDLDHVEADTLAGLVYDTLKRVPEEEEVLDTEGLRIIVKKMRGPKIVLAKVVKLD, from the coding sequence ATGGACCCTTCTCCTAGTACCAGCATCGCCACCTATTTCGCCGATGCCGGCCTGATCCTCTTCGCGCTTTTCCTCGTCCTGCTCAATGGCTTCTTCGTCGCCGCCGAGTTCGCCATGGTCAAGCTCCGCGCCACCCGCGTGGAAACCATCGCCAAGCAGCACGGCTGGCGCGGCGCCATCCTGCGCAAGGTTCACAACCAGCTGGACGCCTACCTGTCCGCCTGCCAGCTGGGCATCACCCTGGCCTCCCTGGGCCTGGGCTGGGTCGGCGAGCCGGCCTTCGCCGAACTCCTGGAACCGCTGCTGGCGATGATCGGCGTGCATTCCGACGAACTGATCCGCGGGATCTCCTTCTTCACCGCGTTCTTCATCATTTCCTACCTGCACATCGTGGTCGGCGAGCTGGCGCCCAAGTCCTGGGCGATCCGCAAACCGGAACTGCTGTCGCTGTGGACGGCGGTGCCGCTGTACCTCTTCTACTGGCTGATGTACCCGGCGATCTGGCTGCTCAACGCCAGCGCCAACGCCATCCTCAAGATCGCCGGCCAGGGCGAGCCCGGCCCGCACCACGAGCATCACTACAGCCGCGACGAACTGAAGCTGATCCTCCACTCCAGCCGCGCCCAGGACCCCAGCGACCAGGGCATGCGCGTGCTGGCCTCGGCGGTGGAGCTGGGCGAGCTGGAGGTGGTCGACTGGGCCAACTCCCGCGAAGACCTGGTCTACCTCGAGCACGACGCGCCGCTGGCGGACATCCTCGCGGTGATCCGCCGCCACAAGTACAGCCGCTACCCGGTCTGGGACAGCCACAAGGGCGAGTTCATCGGCCTGCTGCACATCAAGGACCTGCTGCTGGCGCTGTCCGCCCTGGACAGCCTGCCGGAGACCTTCGACCTCGACGAACTGGTGCGCCCGCTGGAGATCGTCACCAAGCACACCCCGCTGTCGCGCCTGCTGGAGCAGTTCCGCAAGGGCGGCGCGCACTTCGCCGTGGTGGAAGAGGCCGATCACAAGGTGGTCGGCTTCCTGACCATGGAAGACGTGCTGGAAGTGCTGGTCGGCGACATCCAGGACGAACACCGCAAGACCGAGCGCGGCATCCTCGCCTACCAGCCGGGCAAGCTGCTGGTGCGCGGCGACACACCGCTGTTCAAGCTCGAGCGCCTGCTCGGCATCGACCTCGATCATGTCGAGGCAGACACTCTCGCCGGGCTGGTCTACGACACCCTGAAGCGGGTGCCGGAGGAAGAGGAAGTCCTCGACACCGAGGGCCTGCGGATCATCGTGAAGAAGATGCGCGGTCCGAAGATCGTCCTGGCCAAGGTGGTCAAGCTCGACTGA
- the phoR gene encoding phosphate regulon sensor histidine kinase PhoR has translation MQSVVNQDWRGALIRHLLLVLAASLVLGVVSGHYGWALALGLALYLGWTLWQLLRLHQWLRNHQPDEPPPDSYGLWGEVFDNIYHLQRRNQRARGRLQAVIDRIQESTAALRDAVIMLDSDGNLEWWNLAAENLLGLKTPQDGGQPVSNLIRHPRFKEYFDQEDYREPLEIPSPINERLRLQFHITLYGNREHLMLVRDVTRVHQLEQMRKDFVANVSHELRTPLTVIAGYLETLLDNVEDVNPRWLRALQQMQQQAGRMQNLLNDLLLLAKLEATDYPGDNKPVAVDALLASIRNDAQALSAGRNHRISLDAAPAVQLKGSEAELRSAFSNLVFNAVKYTPDEGEIRIRWWADEQGAHLSVQDTGIGVDPKHLPRLTERFYRVDSSRASNTGGTGLGLAIVKHVLIRHRARLEISSVPGKGSTFTCHFAPAQVAEAERKAPK, from the coding sequence ATGCAATCCGTCGTGAACCAAGACTGGCGTGGAGCGCTGATCCGCCACCTGCTTCTCGTGCTGGCCGCCAGCCTCGTGCTCGGCGTGGTCAGCGGCCATTACGGCTGGGCCCTGGCCCTCGGCCTGGCTCTCTACCTCGGCTGGACCCTCTGGCAGCTACTACGCCTGCACCAGTGGCTGCGCAACCACCAGCCAGACGAGCCACCGCCGGACAGCTACGGCCTCTGGGGCGAAGTCTTCGACAATATCTACCACCTGCAACGCCGCAACCAGCGCGCCCGTGGCCGCCTGCAGGCGGTGATCGACCGGATCCAGGAGTCCACCGCGGCGCTGCGTGACGCGGTGATCATGCTCGACAGCGACGGCAATCTGGAATGGTGGAACCTCGCCGCGGAAAACCTGCTCGGCCTGAAGACCCCGCAGGACGGCGGCCAGCCGGTGAGCAACCTGATCCGCCATCCGCGCTTCAAGGAATACTTCGACCAGGAGGATTACCGCGAGCCGCTGGAAATCCCCTCGCCGATCAACGAGCGCCTGCGCCTGCAATTCCACATCACCCTCTACGGCAACCGCGAGCACCTGATGCTGGTCCGCGACGTCACCCGCGTCCACCAGCTGGAGCAGATGCGCAAGGACTTCGTGGCCAACGTCTCCCACGAGCTGCGCACGCCGCTGACGGTGATCGCCGGCTACCTGGAGACCCTCCTCGACAACGTCGAGGATGTGAACCCGCGCTGGCTGCGCGCCCTGCAACAGATGCAGCAGCAGGCCGGACGCATGCAGAACCTGCTCAACGACCTGCTCCTGCTGGCCAAGCTGGAGGCCACCGACTACCCCGGCGACAACAAGCCGGTGGCGGTGGACGCTCTCCTCGCCAGCATCCGTAACGACGCCCAGGCCCTGTCCGCCGGGCGCAACCACCGCATCAGCCTGGACGCCGCCCCCGCTGTGCAGCTCAAGGGCAGCGAGGCGGAACTGCGCAGCGCCTTCTCCAACCTGGTATTCAACGCGGTGAAGTACACCCCCGACGAAGGCGAGATCCGCATCCGCTGGTGGGCCGACGAACAGGGCGCGCACCTGTCGGTGCAGGACACCGGTATCGGCGTCGACCCCAAGCACCTGCCGCGCCTGACCGAGCGCTTCTACCGGGTGGACTCCAGCCGCGCCTCCAACACCGGCGGCACCGGCCTCGGCCTGGCCATCGTCAAGCACGTGCTGATCCGCCACCGCGCGCGCCTGGAAATCAGCAGCGTGCCCGGCAAGGGCAGCACCTTCACCTGCCATTTCGCCCCGGCGCAGGTCGCCGAGGCCGAGCGCAAGGCGCCGAAGTGA
- the phoB gene encoding phosphate regulon transcriptional regulator PhoB, with translation MVGKTILIVDDEAPIREMIAVALEMAGYECLEAENTQQAHAVIVDRKPDLILLDWMLPGTSGIELARRLKRDELTVDIPIIMLTAKGEEDNKIQGLEVGADDYITKPFSPRELVARLKAVLRRTGPGDSEAPIEVGGLLLDPISHRVTIDGKPAEMGPTEYRLLQFFMTHQERAYTRGQLLDQVWGGNVYVEERTVDVHIRRLRKALGEVYENLVQTVRGTGYRFSTKS, from the coding sequence ATGGTTGGCAAGACAATCCTCATCGTTGATGACGAAGCACCGATTCGCGAGATGATCGCCGTGGCCCTGGAGATGGCCGGCTACGAGTGCCTGGAGGCGGAAAATACCCAGCAGGCGCACGCGGTGATCGTCGACCGCAAGCCGGACCTGATCCTGCTCGACTGGATGCTCCCCGGCACTTCCGGCATCGAACTGGCGCGACGCCTGAAGCGTGACGAACTGACCGTCGACATCCCGATCATCATGCTCACCGCCAAGGGCGAGGAGGACAACAAGATCCAGGGCCTGGAGGTCGGCGCCGACGACTACATCACCAAGCCGTTCTCGCCCCGCGAGCTGGTCGCCCGCCTGAAGGCCGTGCTGCGCCGCACCGGGCCTGGCGACAGCGAGGCGCCGATCGAGGTTGGCGGCCTGCTGCTGGACCCGATCAGCCACCGCGTGACCATCGACGGCAAGCCGGCCGAGATGGGCCCCACCGAGTACCGCCTGCTGCAGTTCTTCATGACTCACCAGGAACGCGCCTATACCCGCGGCCAACTGCTGGACCAGGTCTGGGGCGGCAACGTCTATGTCGAGGAGCGCACCGTCGACGTGCATATCCGCCGCCTGCGCAAGGCGCTCGGCGAGGTCTACGAAAATCTGGTTCAGACTGTCCGCGGGACCGGCTATCGTTTCTCCACCAAGAGCTGA
- the phoU gene encoding phosphate signaling complex protein PhoU, protein MINKDSLTHHISQQFNAELEDVRSHLLAMGGLVEKQVNDAVNALIDADSGLAQQVREIDDQINQMERNIDEECVRILARRQPAASDLRLIISISKSVIDLERIGDEASKVARRAIQLCEEGESPRGYVEVRHIGSQVQKMVQEALDAFARFDADLALSVAQYDKTVDREYKTALRELVTYMMEDPRAISRVLNIIWALRSLERIGDHARNIAELVIYLVRGTDVRHIGLTRMKEEVENNRGE, encoded by the coding sequence ATGATCAACAAAGACAGTCTCACCCATCACATCTCCCAGCAGTTCAACGCCGAGCTGGAGGATGTGCGCAGCCACCTCCTGGCCATGGGCGGGCTGGTGGAAAAGCAGGTCAACGACGCGGTCAACGCGCTGATCGACGCCGACTCCGGCCTCGCCCAGCAGGTCCGCGAGATCGACGACCAGATCAACCAGATGGAGCGCAACATCGACGAGGAGTGCGTGCGTATCCTCGCCCGGCGTCAGCCGGCGGCCTCCGACCTGCGCCTGATCATCAGCATCTCGAAGTCGGTGATCGACCTCGAGCGGATCGGCGACGAGGCCTCCAAGGTCGCCCGCCGCGCCATCCAGCTGTGCGAGGAAGGCGAGTCGCCGCGCGGCTACGTCGAGGTTCGGCACATCGGCAGCCAGGTACAGAAGATGGTGCAGGAGGCACTGGACGCCTTCGCCCGCTTCGATGCCGACCTGGCGCTGTCCGTGGCGCAGTACGACAAGACCGTCGATCGCGAGTACAAGACCGCCCTGCGCGAGCTGGTCACCTACATGATGGAAGACCCGCGGGCGATATCCCGCGTGCTCAACATCATCTGGGCCCTGCGCTCGCTGGAGCGCATCGGCGACCATGCGCGCAACATCGCCGAGCTGGTGATCTACCTGGTTCGCGGCACCGACGTTCGCCACATCGGCCTGACCCGCATGAAGGAAGAGGTCGAGAACAACCGCGGCGAGTGA
- the ubiA gene encoding 4-hydroxybenzoate octaprenyltransferase, with product MFVTLIKPLARLHPRAWDFVQLVRLDRPIGIYLLLWPTLWSLWIAADGVPELKNLLIFVLGVILMRAAGCVINDFADRNFDGHVARTKARPLATGKISVREAWITFAVLVALSFGLVLLTNATTVWLSFGAVAVASLYPFMKRYTYYPQVVLGAAYSWGILMAFTAERGELPASAWLLFLANVLWTVAYDSYYAMTDREDDLKIGIKSTAILFGDADRLIIGSLQGLTLLLLVLAGNRFELGLCFYLGLAVAAACFVWEAWSTRDRDPQACFRAFLHNHWAGLAIFLGTVADYALR from the coding sequence ATGTTCGTCACCCTGATCAAGCCGCTGGCCCGCCTGCACCCCCGCGCCTGGGACTTCGTCCAACTGGTGCGGCTGGACCGGCCGATCGGCATCTACCTGCTGCTCTGGCCGACCCTCTGGTCGCTGTGGATCGCCGCGGACGGCGTGCCGGAACTGAAGAACCTGCTGATCTTCGTCCTCGGCGTCATCCTGATGCGCGCCGCCGGCTGCGTGATCAATGATTTCGCCGACCGCAATTTCGACGGCCATGTCGCACGCACCAAGGCGCGCCCGCTGGCCACCGGCAAGATCAGCGTGCGCGAGGCCTGGATCACCTTCGCCGTCCTGGTCGCGCTGAGCTTCGGCCTGGTCCTGCTGACCAATGCAACGACCGTCTGGCTGTCGTTCGGCGCGGTAGCCGTGGCCTCGCTCTACCCCTTCATGAAGCGCTACACCTACTATCCGCAGGTGGTGCTGGGCGCCGCCTATTCCTGGGGCATCCTGATGGCCTTCACCGCCGAGCGCGGCGAATTGCCGGCCAGCGCCTGGCTGCTGTTCCTGGCCAACGTGCTGTGGACGGTCGCCTATGACTCCTACTACGCGATGACCGACCGCGAGGACGACCTGAAGATCGGCATCAAGTCCACCGCAATCCTCTTCGGCGATGCCGACCGCCTGATCATCGGCAGCCTGCAGGGCCTGACCCTGCTCCTGCTAGTGCTGGCCGGCAACCGCTTCGAACTGGGCCTGTGCTTCTACCTCGGCCTGGCGGTGGCGGCGGCCTGCTTCGTCTGGGAAGCCTGGTCGACCCGCGACCGCGACCCGCAGGCCTGCTTCCGCGCCTTCCTGCACAACCACTGGGCTGGCCTGGCGATCTTCCTCGGCACGGTCGCCGACTACGCGCTGCGTTGA
- the pstB gene encoding phosphate ABC transporter ATP-binding protein PstB has protein sequence MQNETASHGINFDALGRDRQSLDLASESVELEVPGLNLFYGAKQALFDVRMNIPKQRVTAFIGPSGCGKSTLLRCFNRMNDLVDGCRVEGEIRLDGHNIFAKGVDVAELRRRVGMVFQKPNPFPKSIYENVVYGLRIQGINKKRVLDEAVEWALKGAALWEEVKDRLHEPALGLSGGQQQRLVIARTIAVEPEVLLLDEPCSALDPISTLKIEELIYELKSKFTIVIVTHNMQQAARVSDYTAFMYMGKLIEFGDTDTLFTNPAKKQTEDYITGRYG, from the coding sequence ATGCAAAACGAGACCGCCAGCCACGGCATCAACTTCGATGCGCTCGGCCGCGACCGCCAGAGCCTCGACCTGGCTTCCGAAAGTGTCGAACTGGAAGTGCCCGGGCTGAACCTGTTCTACGGCGCCAAGCAGGCCCTTTTCGACGTCCGGATGAACATTCCGAAGCAGCGCGTGACCGCCTTCATCGGCCCGTCCGGCTGCGGCAAGTCGACCTTGCTGCGCTGCTTCAACCGGATGAACGACCTGGTGGATGGCTGCCGCGTCGAAGGCGAGATTCGCCTCGATGGCCACAACATCTTCGCCAAGGGCGTCGACGTCGCCGAGCTGCGCCGTCGCGTCGGCATGGTGTTCCAGAAGCCCAACCCGTTCCCCAAGAGCATCTACGAGAACGTGGTCTACGGCCTGCGTATCCAGGGCATCAACAAGAAGCGCGTACTTGACGAGGCCGTCGAGTGGGCGCTGAAGGGGGCTGCGCTGTGGGAGGAGGTGAAGGATCGCCTGCACGAGCCCGCCCTCGGCCTGTCCGGCGGCCAGCAGCAGCGCCTGGTGATCGCCCGGACCATCGCGGTGGAACCGGAAGTGCTGCTGCTCGACGAGCCGTGCTCGGCGCTGGACCCGATCTCCACGCTGAAGATCGAAGAGCTGATCTACGAGTTGAAGTCGAAGTTCACCATCGTCATCGTTACCCACAACATGCAGCAGGCCGCGCGGGTTTCCGACTATACGGCGTTCATGTACATGGGCAAGCTGATCGAGTTCGGCGACACCGATACGCTGTTCACCAACCCGGCGAAGAAGCAGACCGAAGACTACATCACCGGCCGCTACGGCTAG
- a CDS encoding peptidoglycan DD-metalloendopeptidase family protein, with protein sequence MLGRLLLLCGLFAAAAPAAALTIYKYTDANGVVTYSDRAVAGAQVFVFRDRMVEHLEREVKLETKKHAGGETLQVRNDLYAPVEVELRIRNPRNAVGVPDGPIRWVVPARSQVRLATLAPRKAGKPMSYTPKLRYALGDPRQQPLLYRYPLPWRGGPFRLSQGANGKYSHFTPKGRYAMDIAMPEGTPIIAARGGTVVKIENNQSGRGNNPSGNFVRILHDDGTMGVYLHLMRHSVLVAEGQRVQVGTPLARSGNTGNSSGPHLHFVIQRNVGLALESIPYDFAQPVDSLPNFAIVREP encoded by the coding sequence ATGCTAGGGCGCCTTCTCCTTCTCTGTGGCCTGTTCGCCGCGGCAGCTCCGGCTGCGGCCCTGACCATCTACAAGTACACCGACGCCAATGGCGTGGTGACCTACTCCGACCGCGCCGTGGCCGGGGCGCAGGTGTTCGTCTTCCGCGACCGGATGGTCGAGCACCTGGAACGGGAAGTGAAGCTGGAGACGAAGAAGCACGCGGGTGGCGAGACCCTGCAGGTGCGCAACGACCTCTACGCGCCGGTCGAGGTCGAGTTGCGGATCCGCAACCCGCGCAATGCCGTTGGGGTGCCCGACGGGCCGATTCGCTGGGTGGTCCCGGCGCGCAGCCAGGTGCGCCTGGCGACCCTGGCGCCGCGCAAGGCCGGCAAGCCGATGAGCTACACCCCGAAGCTGCGTTACGCGCTCGGCGACCCGCGCCAGCAGCCGCTGCTCTATCGCTATCCGCTGCCCTGGCGCGGCGGGCCGTTCCGCCTGTCCCAGGGCGCCAATGGCAAGTACAGCCACTTCACCCCCAAGGGCCGCTACGCGATGGACATCGCCATGCCCGAGGGCACGCCGATCATCGCCGCCCGCGGCGGCACCGTGGTGAAGATCGAGAACAACCAGAGCGGGCGCGGCAACAATCCCTCGGGCAACTTCGTCCGCATCCTGCACGACGACGGCACCATGGGCGTCTACCTGCACCTGATGCGCCATTCGGTACTGGTCGCCGAGGGCCAGCGGGTCCAGGTCGGCACGCCGCTGGCGCGCTCCGGCAACACCGGCAACAGCAGCGGGCCGCACCTGCACTTCGTGATCCAGCGCAACGTCGGCCTGGCGCTGGAGTCGATTCCCTACGACTTCGCCCAGCCGGTCGACAGCCTGCCGAACTTCGCCATCGTCCGCGAGCCTTGA
- a CDS encoding chorismate lyase yields MPSNALWLRADQLSSVSPAVLDWLFDEGSLTRRLTALADGAFRVEPLLEGWQTLRDDECQGLDVPTGSSGWVREVYLHGHDRPWVFARSVAARSALEGSGFDLALLGTRSLGELLFSDSAFERGPIEVCRYPAAGLPAEVRAEGLWGRRSRFSRGALGVLVAEVYLPRLWDQAGIADV; encoded by the coding sequence ATGCCCAGCAATGCGCTCTGGCTTCGCGCCGACCAACTGTCCAGCGTCTCCCCCGCCGTCCTCGACTGGCTGTTCGACGAGGGGTCGCTGACCCGGCGCCTGACCGCCCTGGCCGACGGCGCGTTCCGCGTCGAACCCCTGCTGGAAGGCTGGCAGACCCTGCGCGACGACGAATGCCAGGGGCTCGACGTCCCTACCGGCAGTAGCGGCTGGGTCCGCGAGGTCTACCTGCATGGCCACGACCGTCCCTGGGTGTTCGCCCGCAGCGTGGCGGCGCGCAGCGCCCTGGAAGGCTCGGGCTTCGACCTGGCGCTGCTCGGCACCCGCTCGCTGGGCGAGTTGCTGTTCAGCGACAGCGCCTTCGAGCGCGGGCCCATCGAAGTCTGCCGCTATCCGGCGGCCGGTCTGCCCGCCGAGGTCCGCGCCGAGGGTCTCTGGGGCCGTCGCTCACGGTTTTCCCGCGGCGCGCTCGGGGTGCTGGTGGCGGAGGTGTACCTACCGCGCCTGTGGGACCAGGCGGGAATCGCCGACGTATAA
- the glcD gene encoding glycolate oxidase subunit GlcD has product MNILYDERLDGPLPQVDKDGLLAELRLRLPDLELLHAAEDLRPYECDGLSAYRCTPLLVALPERIEQVQGLLALCHRLKVPVVARGAGTGLSGGALPLENGVLLVMARFRRILEIDPLGRFARVQPGVRNLAISQAAAPHGLYYAPDPSSQIACSIGGNVAENAGGVHCLKYGLTVHNLLQVDIVTLEGERLSLGSSALDSAGFDLLALFTGSEGLLGVVVEVTVRLLPRPPVAKVLLASFDDVESAGRAVADLIGAGIVPAGLEMMDNLSIRAAEDFIHAGYPVDAAAILLCELDGVEADVHEDCERVRELFEAAGATSVRQAQDEAERQRFWAGRKNAFPAVGRISPDYYCMDGSIPRRELPRVLHGIAELSREYGLRVANVFHAGDGNMHPLILFDANLAGELERAEALGGRILELCVAVGGSITGEHGVGREKINQMCAQFNADELTLFHAVKAAFDPAGLLNPGKNVPTLHRCAEFGAMHVRHGRLPFPELERF; this is encoded by the coding sequence ATGAACATCCTCTACGACGAGCGTCTGGACGGTCCGCTGCCGCAGGTGGACAAGGATGGCCTGCTGGCCGAGTTGCGCCTCCGCCTGCCCGACCTCGAACTGCTGCACGCCGCGGAAGACCTGCGTCCCTACGAGTGCGACGGACTCTCGGCGTATCGCTGCACGCCGTTGCTGGTGGCATTGCCGGAACGCATCGAACAGGTTCAGGGCCTGCTCGCCCTCTGCCATCGGCTGAAGGTGCCGGTCGTGGCGCGCGGTGCCGGCACCGGCCTGTCCGGCGGCGCGCTGCCGCTGGAGAACGGCGTGCTGCTGGTGATGGCGCGTTTCCGGCGGATCCTCGAGATCGATCCGCTGGGTCGTTTCGCCCGGGTCCAGCCTGGCGTGCGCAACCTGGCGATCTCCCAGGCCGCTGCCCCTCATGGTCTGTACTACGCACCGGACCCGTCCTCGCAGATCGCCTGCTCCATCGGCGGCAACGTCGCGGAGAACGCCGGCGGCGTGCATTGCCTGAAGTACGGCCTGACCGTGCACAACCTGTTGCAGGTGGACATCGTGACCCTGGAAGGCGAGCGCCTGAGCCTGGGGTCCAGCGCCCTGGACAGCGCTGGCTTCGACCTGCTGGCGCTGTTCACCGGCTCCGAAGGGCTGCTCGGCGTGGTGGTGGAGGTCACCGTCAGGCTGTTGCCGCGCCCGCCGGTGGCGAAGGTCCTGCTGGCCAGCTTCGACGATGTGGAAAGCGCCGGGCGGGCGGTGGCCGACCTGATCGGTGCCGGCATCGTCCCGGCCGGGCTGGAAATGATGGACAACCTGTCGATCCGCGCCGCCGAGGATTTCATCCACGCCGGTTACCCGGTCGACGCGGCGGCGATCCTGCTCTGCGAACTGGATGGCGTGGAAGCCGACGTGCACGAGGATTGCGAGCGGGTCCGCGAGCTGTTCGAGGCGGCTGGCGCCACCTCGGTGCGACAGGCCCAAGACGAGGCCGAGCGCCAGCGCTTCTGGGCCGGGCGCAAGAATGCGTTTCCGGCGGTCGGGCGGATTTCCCCCGATTACTACTGCATGGACGGCAGCATCCCGCGCCGCGAGCTGCCGCGGGTGCTGCATGGCATCGCCGAGCTTTCGCGCGAATACGGCCTGCGGGTGGCCAACGTATTCCACGCCGGCGACGGCAACATGCACCCGCTGATCCTCTTCGACGCCAACCTGGCGGGCGAGCTGGAGCGCGCCGAAGCGCTGGGCGGCAGGATCCTCGAGTTGTGCGTGGCGGTAGGCGGCAGCATCACCGGCGAACATGGCGTCGGCCGCGAGAAGATCAACCAGATGTGCGCTCAGTTCAATGCCGACGAGCTGACCCTGTTCCACGCCGTGAAGGCGGCGTTCGACCCGGCCGGGCTGCTCAATCCCGGCAAGAACGTGCCCACCCTGCATCGCTGCGCCGAGTTCGGCGCCATGCACGTCCGCCACGGTCGACTGCCGTTCCCCGAACTGGAGCGTTTCTGA
- the glcC gene encoding transcriptional regulator GlcC produces MQKQRVADQVAERIERLIVDGVLKVGQALPSERRLVAKLGCSRSALREGLRALRGRGIIDTEHGRGSFVADLDRNADASPLMHLFGSQPRTLYDLLEVRALLEGEAARLAALRGTEADFVLLARRYEEMLASHEETQPIDPREHARRDHAFHRAISEASHNPVLVHTLQSLNELLLSTVFASVNNLYHRPPQKRQIDRQHARLYAALRERQPDQAQRAAREHIHSIRDNLREIEQEEQRLVRATLRLNGWG; encoded by the coding sequence ATGCAGAAACAGCGGGTGGCCGACCAGGTCGCCGAGCGTATCGAGCGGCTGATCGTCGACGGCGTGCTCAAGGTCGGCCAGGCACTGCCGTCCGAGCGGCGCCTGGTGGCCAAGCTCGGCTGCTCGCGCTCGGCCCTGCGCGAGGGCCTGCGGGCGCTGCGCGGGCGCGGCATCATCGATACCGAGCATGGCCGTGGGTCGTTCGTCGCCGATCTCGACCGCAACGCCGACGCCAGCCCGCTGATGCACCTGTTCGGCTCCCAGCCGCGCACCCTCTACGACCTGCTCGAAGTCCGCGCCCTGCTGGAGGGCGAGGCGGCCCGCCTGGCAGCGCTACGCGGCACCGAGGCAGACTTCGTCCTGCTCGCCCGGCGCTACGAAGAGATGCTCGCCAGCCACGAGGAAACCCAGCCGATCGATCCCCGCGAGCACGCCCGCCGCGACCACGCGTTCCACCGGGCGATCAGCGAGGCATCGCACAATCCGGTGCTGGTGCATACCCTGCAATCGCTCAACGAACTGCTGCTGAGCACGGTGTTCGCCTCGGTGAACAACCTCTATCACCGGCCGCCGCAGAAGCGCCAGATCGACCGCCAGCACGCGCGCCTCTACGCGGCCCTCCGCGAGCGCCAGCCGGACCAGGCGCAACGGGCGGCGCGCGAACATATCCACAGCATCCGCGACAACCTGCGGGAGATCGAGCAGGAAGAACAGCGCCTGGTCCGCGCCACCCTGCGCCTGAACGGCTGGGGCTGA
- the glcE gene encoding glycolate oxidase subunit GlcE, translating to MSQPYFDPDAGADHAGALLERVRDALARRAPLRIVGGDSKAFLGRPVAGEPLALAEHRGIVAYDPCELVITARAGTPLDELQAVLARGGQMLACEAPGFGGRATVGGVLASGLSGPRRPWAGAVRDFVLGTRLISGLGTHLRFGGEVMKNVAGYDLSRLLAGSFGCLGVVTEVSFKVLPMPRCQAGLSLDLPVATALRKLAEWGGQPLPISAACHDGEALRLRLEGGEGSVRSARDRLGGEALEDGFWADLREQRLPFFDDPRPLWRLSLPALAPETPLPGRQLLDWGGALRWLKSDAPAADIRAWAAAHGGHATCYRAGHLDAPFQPLPPGLLGLHRALKRQLDPQGIFNPGRMYAEL from the coding sequence ATGAGCCAGCCGTATTTCGATCCGGACGCTGGCGCCGACCATGCCGGCGCGCTGCTCGAGCGGGTCCGCGACGCCCTGGCGCGGCGCGCGCCGCTGCGCATCGTCGGTGGCGATAGCAAGGCGTTCCTCGGCAGGCCGGTTGCGGGCGAACCGCTGGCGCTCGCCGAACACCGTGGGATCGTCGCCTACGATCCCTGCGAACTGGTGATCACCGCCCGTGCCGGTACGCCGCTGGACGAGCTACAGGCCGTGCTGGCGCGCGGCGGGCAGATGCTTGCCTGCGAGGCGCCGGGTTTCGGCGGCCGGGCGACGGTCGGCGGGGTGCTCGCCAGCGGCCTGTCCGGACCGCGCCGGCCCTGGGCGGGAGCGGTACGCGATTTCGTCCTCGGGACGCGGCTGATCAGTGGCCTGGGCACCCACCTGCGCTTCGGCGGCGAGGTGATGAAGAACGTCGCCGGCTACGACCTGTCGCGGTTGCTGGCGGGCAGCTTCGGTTGCCTCGGGGTGGTCACCGAAGTGTCCTTCAAGGTGCTGCCCATGCCGCGCTGCCAGGCCGGCCTGAGCCTGGACCTGCCGGTGGCGACGGCGTTGCGCAAGCTGGCCGAGTGGGGAGGCCAGCCATTGCCGATCAGTGCGGCCTGCCACGACGGCGAAGCCCTGCGCCTGCGCCTGGAGGGCGGCGAGGGCTCGGTACGCTCGGCGCGCGACCGCCTCGGTGGCGAAGCGCTCGAGGACGGCTTCTGGGCCGACCTGCGCGAGCAGCGCCTGCCGTTCTTCGACGACCCGCGACCGCTCTGGCGCCTGTCGCTGCCGGCGCTGGCGCCGGAGACGCCGTTGCCCGGTCGTCAGTTGCTGGACTGGGGCGGGGCGCTGCGCTGGCTGAAAAGCGACGCGCCGGCCGCGGACATCCGTGCGTGGGCCGCCGCCCATGGCGGTCACGCCACCTGCTACCGCGCCGGCCATCTCGATGCGCCGTTCCAGCCGCTACCGCCTGGACTGCTCGGCCTGCACCGGGCACTCAAACGCCAGCTCGACCCGCAGGGCATCTTCAATCCCGGGCGGATGTACGCCGAACTCTGA